The following are encoded in a window of Bacillus sp. SORGH_AS_0510 genomic DNA:
- a CDS encoding SDR family NAD(P)-dependent oxidoreductase: MLMFSQTIAVVTGAGSGIGKAAATRLVSEGAKVILVGRTRGKLEKTAEEINRTCKVPMAEIFTADCTDAEDVAELAEYVQLQYGDLHVLINNAGGSRHSKILEVTEEEWDNVQNMNLKSVFLVSKELGKIIIEGAQREEHNRAIVNVASLSGHQAGAEIPHYSAAKAGVINFTRSLALEFAPYGIRVNSVSPGFVETPLTELGLKNERFVRAIQKNTALKRVGNPEEIASVIAFAASSEASYMTGSDLLVDGGWLIK; encoded by the coding sequence ATGTTGATGTTTTCTCAAACAATCGCAGTAGTAACAGGGGCTGGAAGTGGAATTGGTAAGGCTGCTGCTACTCGCCTTGTGTCCGAAGGAGCCAAAGTCATATTAGTAGGAAGAACAAGGGGGAAACTCGAAAAAACAGCTGAGGAAATCAATCGTACATGTAAAGTTCCGATGGCAGAAATATTCACTGCTGACTGTACAGATGCAGAGGATGTAGCAGAATTAGCTGAGTACGTTCAACTTCAATATGGAGATCTTCATGTCCTTATAAATAACGCAGGTGGATCACGCCATTCAAAGATTTTAGAGGTTACAGAAGAAGAATGGGACAATGTTCAAAATATGAATCTAAAAAGTGTGTTCTTAGTATCAAAGGAATTAGGAAAAATCATAATTGAGGGAGCTCAGCGTGAGGAACATAATCGTGCAATTGTTAATGTTGCCTCGTTGTCCGGCCATCAGGCGGGAGCAGAAATTCCTCATTATAGTGCGGCAAAAGCAGGAGTAATTAATTTTACACGCTCTCTTGCATTAGAATTTGCACCTTATGGAATTCGAGTTAATTCAGTCTCACCTGGTTTTGTTGAAACTCCTCTCACAGAGCTAGGTTTGAAAAATGAAAGATTTGTAAGAGCAATACAAAAAAACACAGCATTAAAGCGTGTCGGAAATCCTGAAGAAATTGCTAGTGTGATAGCCTTTGCTGCTTCTTCTGAAGCCTCGTATATGACGGGCTCGGATTTGTTAGTAGACGGGGGCTGGCTAATAAAATAA
- a CDS encoding HAMP domain-containing sensor histidine kinase yields MNQSKPIKFRYFYQQFFSYISIIIVAFLILSLLFAHYVENLVYQNKAEELISYGKAIVSDMKETPYATKDIMNQYSKVLEARKMSFSMFDEDGNLYLVGKRGPAIKGLSNNEWKKITEGQTLIVQSDFKRFGQEGVTFVVYPYIDDDRFVGGVLLTSPISGSSDMIHQINKFLLYTILIASAVSFLLSWFLSRIHVNRIKRLREATSLVSSGNYHVHVQSSNFDEIGELANDFNHMVDKINTSMEEIESLENRRRQFMADVSHEMRTPLTTISGVIEGLRNNMIPEEDKERGVNLVSHEAKRLIRLVNENLDYEKIRSNQIELFREDIQLLEVLEIIQEQLMLQAEEKNDQLIVEVDPDIMVNADYDRLVQILINITKNSIQFTTNGSIWLRGREDSNGVIIEVEDTGIGIDPKELENIWRRFYKADISRTSNPYGQFGLGLSIVKQLVLLHNGDIEVFSEKGKGTKFVIRLQKIV; encoded by the coding sequence ATGAATCAATCAAAACCGATCAAGTTTAGATATTTCTATCAGCAATTTTTTAGCTATATTAGCATTATTATTGTTGCGTTCTTAATTCTTAGTCTATTGTTTGCTCATTATGTAGAAAATTTGGTGTACCAAAATAAGGCGGAAGAACTGATCTCTTATGGAAAAGCGATTGTATCAGATATGAAGGAAACGCCTTACGCAACAAAAGACATTATGAATCAATACAGCAAGGTTTTGGAAGCACGAAAAATGAGTTTTAGCATGTTTGACGAGGATGGAAATCTATACTTAGTAGGAAAACGCGGCCCAGCTATCAAAGGATTATCGAATAATGAGTGGAAGAAAATTACTGAAGGACAAACTCTTATCGTACAAAGTGATTTTAAAAGGTTTGGGCAAGAGGGGGTAACGTTCGTTGTCTACCCATACATTGATGATGACAGGTTTGTAGGTGGGGTTTTATTAACATCACCTATCAGTGGATCCAGTGACATGATCCATCAAATCAATAAATTCTTACTTTATACAATTTTAATTGCATCTGCAGTTTCGTTCTTATTAAGCTGGTTTTTATCAAGAATTCATGTCAATCGAATTAAACGGTTGCGTGAAGCAACATCACTTGTATCCTCTGGAAATTATCATGTACATGTACAGTCTTCCAACTTTGATGAAATTGGTGAATTAGCAAATGACTTTAACCATATGGTGGATAAGATTAATACATCTATGGAAGAGATTGAAAGTCTTGAGAATAGGAGAAGACAATTCATGGCTGATGTTTCACATGAGATGAGGACTCCTTTAACAACCATCAGTGGTGTAATTGAAGGGTTGAGAAATAACATGATTCCCGAGGAAGACAAAGAAAGAGGAGTTAACCTTGTAAGTCATGAGGCAAAAAGATTAATCCGGTTAGTTAATGAAAACCTAGATTATGAGAAAATTCGCTCCAATCAAATTGAATTATTCAGAGAAGATATTCAGCTTTTAGAAGTGCTTGAAATTATTCAGGAGCAATTAATGCTTCAGGCAGAAGAGAAAAACGACCAGCTTATTGTCGAAGTTGATCCAGATATTATGGTTAATGCAGATTATGATCGCCTTGTTCAAATTTTAATTAATATCACTAAAAATAGTATTCAATTTACCACAAATGGGTCCATTTGGTTAAGAGGCAGAGAAGATTCGAATGGGGTTATTATTGAGGTAGAGGACACTGGAATTGGAATTGATCCGAAGGAACTAGAAAACATCTGGCGCCGCTTTTATAAAGCAGATATTTCAAGAACAAGTAACCCGTATGGGCAATTTGGTTTAGGTCTTTCCATTGTTAAGCAATTAGTCCTGCTTCATAACGGGGATATTGAGGTTTTTAGTGAAAAAGGAAAAGGTACAAAATTCGTGATTCGACTTCAAAAAATAGTCTAA
- a CDS encoding response regulator transcription factor: MKILVIEDSKSVCSMIEMFFAKEGIEGEFVNDGIEGYNRFKSGTWDALIVDWMLPGMDGVTICRKIREEKFTVPIIMLTAKDSESDQVLGLEMGADDYVTKPFSPLTLMARIKAVTRRFQTQIPTEQKNTVQTDHFKVNKDTREVIVDGTPITNLTPKEFDLLYFMVEHPRQVFSREQLLESVWGYQFYGDERTVDVHIKRLRKKVETTSQPFFHTVWGVGYKFDESIKTDQV; this comes from the coding sequence TTGAAAATTTTAGTAATTGAAGATAGTAAAAGCGTCTGCTCGATGATTGAAATGTTTTTTGCAAAAGAAGGAATTGAAGGTGAGTTTGTTAATGATGGAATAGAAGGCTATAACCGATTTAAAAGTGGCACATGGGATGCACTAATTGTTGATTGGATGTTACCAGGTATGGATGGTGTAACCATTTGCAGGAAAATCCGCGAGGAGAAGTTTACTGTTCCGATTATTATGTTAACTGCGAAGGATAGTGAATCCGATCAGGTACTAGGTCTTGAAATGGGTGCAGATGATTATGTGACTAAACCTTTCAGTCCACTCACTCTAATGGCGAGAATTAAAGCTGTTACCCGGCGCTTTCAAACGCAAATCCCAACAGAGCAAAAGAACACCGTTCAGACAGATCATTTTAAAGTAAATAAAGATACTAGGGAAGTCATTGTTGATGGGACACCAATAACAAACTTAACACCGAAGGAATTTGATTTGTTGTACTTTATGGTTGAACACCCCCGACAAGTTTTTTCTAGAGAGCAACTGCTCGAAAGTGTTTGGGGCTATCAATTCTACGGTGATGAACGAACGGTTGATGTTCATATAAAACGGCTGCGCAAAAAGGTAGAAACCACTTCACAGCCATTCTTCCATACTGTGTGGGGAGTAGGGTATAAGTTCGATGAATCAATCAAAACCGATCAAGTTTAG
- a CDS encoding thioesterase family protein codes for MHQIMVNVRFGETDALGHINNTSYFIYLEEARIRFIESLGYKMDVGNWNFILASTKCDFISQGYFDQSLVIRTFVSKIGNKSFQLEHDIICSKTNQLIAKGNAIMVYYDFEKQKSQHLPDFLKNELKSYFVHS; via the coding sequence ATGCATCAAATTATGGTTAATGTAAGATTTGGAGAGACGGATGCCCTAGGACATATAAACAATACAAGTTATTTTATTTACTTGGAGGAAGCACGAATCCGTTTCATTGAATCTTTAGGTTATAAAATGGATGTTGGTAATTGGAATTTTATTCTTGCATCAACTAAATGTGACTTTATCAGTCAAGGATATTTTGATCAATCCTTAGTAATTAGAACGTTTGTTTCAAAAATTGGGAACAAAAGTTTTCAATTAGAACATGATATTATCTGTTCAAAAACTAACCAACTAATAGCTAAGGGAAATGCAATAATGGTCTACTATGACTTTGAAAAACAAAAAAGTCAACACCTCCCCGACTTTTTAAAAAACGAACTTAAAAGCTATTTCGTTCACTCTTAA
- a CDS encoding S1C family serine protease produces MDRMNENEFERNGSYTSEVPENSITSESNLLDNSSNAVDATFGVERNEQENGMPENNTSETEMLDEEVVPTVNEQTRSAHQTGKGTHKKRNVKGFASSLAAGIIGSVLTLAVLPHTDYIKNLYPNVEDQQINTSAQNGKAISAAKPVTAKPTAASSNSIADTVEKISKAIVGIVNYQQQQNNFYGNSNSSQSVESGSGSGVIFQKNKDTAFIVTNNHVVEGASKLEISLFDGEKTTAEVVGTDALTDLAVLKIDAKYVTATADFGDSSTLRPGDQVYAIGNPLGLDLSRTVTQGIVSATNRSISVSTSAGKWDTNVIQTDAAINPGNSGGALINPEGQVIGINSLKISESGVEGLGFAIPSNDLIPIVNQLIKNGKIERPYLGVGLADLDQVPQMYWQNLPDNVKKGVIVMNIDPNSAAAKAGFQPKDIIVSMNGTAIGNSSDLRKYLYSKVQTGDLIKFEVYRDGKLITLNAKLVNNSGA; encoded by the coding sequence ATGGATCGTATGAATGAAAATGAGTTTGAAAGAAATGGATCTTATACATCAGAAGTGCCTGAGAATTCAATTACTAGTGAGTCAAACCTTTTAGATAATAGCTCGAATGCAGTTGATGCAACATTTGGTGTAGAACGAAACGAACAAGAAAATGGCATGCCAGAGAATAATACATCAGAGACTGAAATGTTAGATGAAGAGGTTGTTCCAACAGTTAACGAGCAAACTCGTTCAGCCCATCAAACAGGAAAAGGTACTCATAAAAAACGCAATGTAAAAGGATTTGCTTCTTCTTTAGCTGCAGGAATCATTGGTTCGGTTTTAACCCTTGCCGTCCTACCACACACCGACTATATAAAAAACCTATATCCTAATGTTGAAGATCAACAGATAAATACTTCAGCGCAGAATGGAAAAGCTATTTCGGCAGCTAAACCAGTGACCGCTAAGCCTACTGCTGCTTCATCAAATTCTATAGCCGATACAGTTGAAAAGATTTCAAAAGCAATTGTCGGGATCGTCAATTATCAACAACAGCAAAACAATTTCTACGGAAATTCCAATTCTTCACAAAGTGTAGAAAGTGGTTCTGGATCGGGAGTTATTTTTCAAAAAAATAAAGATACCGCCTTTATCGTTACTAATAATCACGTAGTAGAAGGGGCTTCAAAACTCGAAATATCATTGTTTGATGGTGAAAAAACAACGGCAGAAGTGGTCGGTACGGATGCCCTTACCGATCTTGCGGTATTAAAAATTGATGCCAAGTATGTCACAGCAACCGCTGATTTTGGAGATTCATCTACTCTTCGCCCAGGTGATCAGGTATATGCAATAGGAAATCCACTTGGTTTAGATCTTTCTAGAACAGTTACACAAGGTATAGTGAGTGCAACAAACAGGAGTATTTCCGTCTCAACTTCTGCAGGAAAATGGGATACAAATGTTATTCAGACAGATGCAGCCATTAATCCTGGGAATAGCGGTGGTGCCTTAATTAATCCAGAAGGACAGGTCATTGGTATTAATAGCTTAAAAATCTCTGAAAGCGGAGTCGAAGGTTTGGGATTTGCTATACCAAGTAATGACCTCATTCCTATTGTGAATCAATTAATAAAAAATGGAAAGATTGAACGGCCATACTTAGGTGTTGGTTTGGCGGATTTAGACCAAGTACCACAGATGTATTGGCAAAACCTTCCTGATAATGTGAAAAAGGGCGTTATTGTAATGAATATTGATCCGAATTCTGCAGCTGCAAAGGCTGGGTTCCAACCAAAAGATATTATTGTATCAATGAATGGAACTGCAATTGGGAATTCGTCAGACTTAAGAAAATATCTCTATTCAAAGGTTCAAACAGGTGACTTGATTAAATTTGAAGTATATCGTGATGGGAAGCTTATTACTTTGAATGCAAAATTAGTCAATAATAGTGGTGCATAA
- a CDS encoding phosphotransferase family protein, which produces MTRQMNKDIIPVRKGEELNLFALEKFLHETFVGLPASRLEILQFSAGHSNLTYQLKMGDWEAVLRRPPLGPVAPKAHDMEREFKILSELSPIFSVAPKPYLFSNNHEIVGSPFFLMERKNGVVIDSSFPDGVKVTKELCQHLSEVMVDKLVKLHDIDYKQTSLSLISKPEGFIERQVHGWIGRYERAKTDDIAVVDSLKKWLVDHIPKEHEATVIHYDYKFNNAMFNAQLTEMVGLFDWEMTTVGDPLADLGVAMSYWNQSDDSDLLIKGLGREPVTAVYDGFFTRDQFIELYAKKSGRDISNFNFYLTFAYFKLAVIGQQIYYRFKKGQTHDIRFANFNHFVKNLILHAAHVAEGKL; this is translated from the coding sequence ATGACGCGCCAAATGAATAAGGACATAATTCCTGTCCGAAAAGGAGAAGAATTGAATCTTTTTGCATTAGAAAAGTTCTTACATGAAACGTTTGTTGGTCTACCAGCTAGTCGGCTTGAGATTTTACAATTTTCAGCTGGGCATTCGAACTTAACCTATCAATTAAAAATGGGTGATTGGGAAGCAGTCTTACGACGTCCTCCGCTAGGACCTGTTGCACCGAAAGCACATGATATGGAGCGAGAATTTAAAATACTATCCGAGTTAAGTCCGATTTTTTCAGTTGCTCCAAAGCCGTATTTATTCTCCAATAATCATGAAATTGTGGGAAGTCCATTTTTCCTTATGGAAAGAAAAAATGGAGTGGTAATTGACAGCTCATTCCCAGATGGAGTAAAGGTGACAAAGGAACTTTGTCAACACCTTTCTGAAGTAATGGTTGATAAACTAGTAAAACTACATGATATCGACTATAAACAAACGAGCCTATCATTAATTAGTAAGCCTGAGGGTTTTATTGAAAGACAGGTGCATGGTTGGATTGGCAGGTATGAAAGGGCGAAAACAGATGATATAGCTGTTGTTGATTCCTTGAAGAAATGGTTGGTAGATCACATTCCAAAAGAGCATGAAGCGACGGTTATTCACTATGATTATAAGTTCAATAATGCCATGTTTAATGCGCAGCTAACAGAAATGGTCGGTTTGTTTGATTGGGAAATGACCACAGTTGGCGATCCGCTCGCAGATCTTGGAGTTGCCATGAGTTATTGGAATCAAAGTGATGATTCCGACTTGCTAATCAAAGGATTAGGACGAGAGCCTGTCACTGCTGTTTATGACGGCTTTTTCACAAGAGATCAATTCATTGAGCTGTATGCTAAGAAAAGCGGACGTGATATTTCCAATTTTAATTTTTATTTGACATTTGCTTATTTTAAACTGGCTGTCATCGGTCAACAAATCTATTATCGCTTCAAGAAGGGCCAGACACACGATATTCGGTTTGCCAACTTTAACCACTTTGTAAAGAATCTTATTCTACACGCTGCACATGTGGCTGAAGGTAAACTTTAA
- a CDS encoding long-chain fatty acid--CoA ligase has translation MKENKAWFAHYPETIEKHVIIPNKPLGHILQETASKFPKHNALSFYGKKFTYGQLYSLTRAFTSALQQNQVQKGDRVAIMLPNCPQYVIAYYGILNTGAIVTQINPMSVERELEYILNDSGTETIVVLDALYSRVKSVQSITRLKNIIVVSLQPSANTFTPDRSFEQFLTEGNGNIVPVEFESDHDVAVLQYTGGTTGRSKGAMLTHKNVLANVIQCYEFFKHEMVLGKERCLTVIPLFHVFGMSSCMNLSIYIAAESIMLPRFDLEEVLNTIKNEQPTMFPGVPTMYVAITSHPRAEEYGIDSIRTCNSGSAPMPVELLRSFERKTGSKILEGYGLSEASPTTHCNPPFAERKPGSVGIGMPSTEYKIVDLATGTEEVPVGDLGEVIIKGPQIMKGYWNMPEETANTLRNGWLYTGDIAKVDEDGYLYIVDRKKDMIIASGYNIYPRDIEEVLYEHPAVQEAVCIGVPDAYRGEDVKAVIVLKAGKSSSEAEIIHYCRENLATYKVPRIVEFRDQLPKTGVGKILRRALREEVKKI, from the coding sequence ATGAAAGAAAACAAAGCTTGGTTTGCGCATTATCCTGAAACGATAGAAAAACATGTTATCATTCCCAATAAACCTTTGGGACATATTCTTCAAGAAACAGCCTCCAAATTCCCAAAACATAATGCTCTATCCTTTTATGGGAAAAAGTTTACGTATGGTCAACTATATTCATTAACCCGCGCCTTCACTTCGGCACTCCAACAAAATCAAGTTCAAAAAGGCGATCGGGTGGCTATTATGCTTCCAAACTGCCCGCAATATGTCATCGCCTATTATGGAATTCTTAATACTGGGGCAATTGTTACCCAAATAAACCCTATGTCAGTAGAACGTGAGCTTGAATATATCCTGAACGATTCAGGAACAGAAACGATTGTAGTTCTTGATGCCTTGTACTCAAGAGTAAAAAGTGTTCAGTCAATAACAAGATTGAAAAATATTATTGTGGTTAGTTTACAGCCTTCAGCGAATACTTTTACACCAGATAGGAGCTTTGAACAATTCCTAACGGAAGGGAATGGAAATATCGTTCCCGTTGAATTTGAATCGGATCATGATGTAGCTGTCCTCCAATATACTGGAGGTACCACAGGACGCTCCAAAGGTGCTATGCTGACACATAAAAATGTGCTAGCAAATGTAATCCAATGTTATGAATTTTTTAAACATGAAATGGTATTAGGAAAAGAAAGGTGTTTAACCGTTATTCCTCTCTTTCATGTTTTTGGAATGAGTTCTTGTATGAATCTTTCCATTTATATAGCAGCGGAATCAATCATGCTTCCGCGTTTTGATTTAGAAGAAGTACTAAATACGATAAAAAATGAACAGCCTACTATGTTCCCAGGTGTACCAACTATGTATGTGGCGATAACAAGCCACCCTAGGGCAGAGGAATATGGCATTGATAGTATTCGAACATGTAACAGCGGAAGTGCACCTATGCCAGTTGAACTTCTTCGTAGTTTTGAAAGAAAAACAGGTTCAAAGATTTTAGAGGGTTATGGTCTGTCAGAGGCTTCACCAACCACACATTGTAATCCTCCTTTTGCAGAGAGAAAACCCGGTAGTGTAGGAATTGGTATGCCTTCCACAGAGTATAAAATTGTTGATTTAGCCACTGGCACTGAAGAGGTACCTGTGGGGGACCTAGGTGAAGTTATAATTAAAGGTCCTCAAATTATGAAAGGATATTGGAATATGCCAGAAGAAACCGCAAATACACTACGAAATGGTTGGCTGTATACGGGAGATATTGCCAAGGTAGATGAAGATGGTTATCTATATATTGTCGACAGAAAAAAAGACATGATTATTGCCAGTGGCTACAATATTTATCCTCGAGACATTGAAGAGGTATTGTACGAACATCCAGCAGTTCAAGAGGCTGTATGTATAGGTGTTCCTGACGCATACAGGGGAGAGGATGTAAAAGCAGTGATCGTTCTAAAGGCAGGTAAATCCTCTTCTGAAGCGGAAATAATACATTATTGCAGGGAAAATCTTGCTACGTATAAGGTCCCTCGTATAGTTGAATTTCGCGATCAGTTACCAAAAACTGGTGTAGGTAAAATCCTTCGCCGAGCTCTGAGAGAAGAAGTGAAAAAGATATAA
- a CDS encoding enoyl-CoA hydratase/isomerase family protein, producing MSKEHLIVDKLGPILSLTLNRPESLNAFSPEMILGLKDALLHAQQDDDVQVIVLSGAGRSFSAGGDVKTMGQAKGVQVYEHIGRLNELILLMKETEKPIIAAVHGFAAGAGVNLALACDLIVAAEESKFALSFSQVGLISDGGGSYLLPRLIGPQLAKQFFFTAEPIPAERLYQLGVINYLVPAEKLQEETTKFALKLAHGPGRAYGKQKKLIDQAFTSTLEEILEQERLVQTLMVQTEDHQEGIAAFKEKRKPVFKGK from the coding sequence ATGAGCAAAGAACATTTAATCGTAGATAAATTAGGACCAATATTGTCTTTAACTTTAAACCGACCGGAAAGTTTAAATGCGTTTAGTCCCGAGATGATTTTAGGGTTAAAGGATGCACTTTTGCATGCCCAGCAGGATGATGACGTACAAGTAATTGTTCTATCAGGTGCCGGCCGTTCTTTTAGTGCGGGCGGGGACGTTAAAACAATGGGTCAGGCAAAGGGAGTGCAAGTATACGAGCATATAGGTAGGCTTAACGAGTTAATCTTATTAATGAAAGAAACGGAGAAGCCAATAATTGCAGCTGTTCATGGATTTGCTGCTGGTGCGGGTGTGAACTTAGCACTAGCTTGCGATCTAATTGTTGCGGCTGAAGAAAGTAAATTTGCTTTAAGTTTCTCACAGGTAGGGCTAATTTCTGATGGCGGGGGTTCTTATTTGCTACCAAGGCTCATTGGGCCACAATTAGCAAAGCAGTTCTTCTTCACTGCGGAACCAATTCCAGCTGAACGCCTATATCAGCTTGGCGTAATTAATTACCTAGTTCCAGCAGAAAAGCTTCAGGAGGAAACAACGAAATTTGCCCTTAAGTTAGCACATGGACCTGGAAGGGCATATGGAAAGCAAAAGAAGTTAATTGATCAAGCCTTTACCTCCACATTAGAGGAGATTCTTGAGCAGGAGCGCTTGGTTCAGACACTTATGGTACAAACAGAGGACCATCAAGAAGGAATTGCGGCTTTTAAAGAAAAGAGAAAACCAGTTTTTAAAGGGAAGTAG
- a CDS encoding RAxF-45 family protein has protein sequence MKRSTFVRVQWLEALYFCRAIFHDVVFKGGSLPFFRNCIMTVER, from the coding sequence ATGAAACGTTCTACTTTTGTTCGCGTGCAATGGCTTGAAGCGCTTTATTTTTGTCGCGCGATTTTTCATGATGTAGTTTTCAAAGGGGGAAGTCTGCCCTTTTTTAGAAACTGCATAATGACAGTAGAACGATAA
- a CDS encoding TetR/AcrR family transcriptional regulator, with product MKEKITGQSIQLFEKKGFSETSIQDIVDSLGVTKGTFYYYFSSKEELLMDIHLGYINELLVHQEQILSDTSKNCKQKLYEIVHMLITNIERQGAAAKIFFREMKNLSSERLALIVPKRDQFRLNIEALIKDGIAKREFRQDLNASIVTMGILGITNWSYQWFNPNGKVSDQEVAEIFVEMILKGIQEN from the coding sequence GTGAAAGAGAAAATCACAGGACAAAGCATCCAGTTGTTTGAAAAGAAAGGTTTTAGTGAAACCTCAATACAGGATATCGTTGATTCTCTTGGTGTGACAAAGGGGACATTTTACTATTACTTTTCAAGTAAAGAGGAACTGCTCATGGATATCCATCTTGGGTATATAAATGAGCTGCTTGTCCATCAGGAACAAATTTTGAGTGATACATCAAAAAACTGTAAACAGAAATTATATGAGATAGTGCATATGCTTATTACAAATATCGAACGGCAAGGTGCGGCTGCAAAGATCTTCTTTAGGGAAATGAAAAATTTAAGTTCAGAGCGCCTGGCCTTGATTGTTCCCAAACGGGATCAATTTCGTTTGAATATTGAAGCACTAATTAAAGATGGAATAGCTAAAAGGGAGTTTCGACAGGATTTAAATGCGTCTATTGTGACCATGGGGATACTTGGAATTACCAATTGGAGCTACCAATGGTTTAATCCAAACGGGAAAGTCTCAGACCAAGAAGTCGCAGAGATTTTTGTCGAAATGATTTTAAAGGGAATTCAAGAAAATTGA
- a CDS encoding phosphotriesterase: protein MKYVETVTGPISVDRLGKTLIHEHFIFGYPGFQGDVTLGPFKEEEFLEQAIAVARQMQSFGVQTVVDPTPNECGRNPLFLKKVSEATGLQIICATGYYYEGEGAPPYFKFRQALGTAEEEIYEMFKTEITEGIAGTGIKPGIIKLASSKDQITAYENMFFRAAARVQKETGIVILTHTQEGTMGPQQAKMLIELGADPSKIIIGHMCGNTNPEYHKEVMDQGVRIGFDRFGIQGMVGAPFDQERVATLMDLLDAGYEKQILLAHDSVNIWLGRPPVMNEQVSKIMENWHPGHIFENILPMLRESGVTETQIDKMLGKNAEALFTGATAKVL, encoded by the coding sequence ATGAAATATGTTGAAACAGTTACAGGTCCAATTTCCGTAGATAGACTTGGAAAGACACTTATTCATGAACACTTTATTTTTGGATACCCAGGATTCCAAGGTGATGTGACACTAGGTCCTTTTAAAGAAGAGGAGTTTTTAGAACAAGCGATTGCTGTAGCAAGACAGATGCAGAGTTTCGGTGTTCAAACAGTTGTTGACCCGACACCAAATGAATGTGGGAGAAATCCACTTTTCTTAAAAAAAGTGTCAGAAGCAACGGGATTACAAATTATTTGTGCAACTGGCTATTATTATGAAGGAGAGGGTGCTCCTCCTTACTTCAAGTTCAGACAGGCATTAGGCACTGCTGAGGAAGAAATCTATGAAATGTTTAAAACGGAGATTACAGAGGGGATTGCCGGAACAGGAATAAAGCCAGGTATTATTAAGCTTGCATCGAGCAAGGACCAGATTACTGCATATGAAAATATGTTCTTTCGTGCTGCAGCAAGGGTTCAAAAGGAAACTGGCATCGTGATTTTAACCCATACACAAGAAGGAACAATGGGACCTCAACAGGCGAAAATGTTAATAGAACTAGGAGCTGATCCGAGTAAAATTATTATTGGTCATATGTGCGGCAATACTAACCCTGAATATCATAAGGAAGTCATGGATCAAGGAGTTAGAATCGGGTTTGACCGTTTTGGAATCCAAGGAATGGTTGGCGCACCGTTTGATCAAGAAAGAGTGGCAACGTTAATGGATTTATTGGATGCTGGTTACGAAAAACAAATTTTACTGGCACACGATTCCGTTAATATTTGGCTAGGACGGCCTCCAGTTATGAATGAGCAAGTGTCGAAGATCATGGAGAATTGGCACCCAGGGCATATCTTTGAAAACATCCTTCCGATGTTAAGAGAAAGCGGGGTAACAGAAACACAAATTGATAAAATGCTTGGTAAGAACGCAGAGGCATTATTTACTGGCGCAACAGCAAAAGTTTTATAA